The Christiangramia forsetii KT0803 DNA segment AGGTATTCCCAAGGGTGTTATCAAAACTAATAATGTCGGTATACGTATCGTGAGCCAGATATTCAAGATTAATTTTATGGAGATACTCATCATCGCAGAAAATAAAACTGATGTCACCAATATATTTATTTTCAGATTCGATAGCTTTTTCTATCCAATTGCGGTAATCCTGTTCTCTATTAAGAACAAAGTCGTTTTCACTAAAAAAATTAATCTCTCCCTTTTCCAAAATAATCCTTTACTTTCTCTCTGTAAATTTGGTGCAAAGGTAAGATTTGTCTATTTAAAATTTCAGTAGAATTGAAATATTCTTTTGCGCTATTTATCTGATTCTGAAGACTGTTTTCGTAGTTAATTCTATTGGATTCAGACTTTCTTTTTTCGTCTGTTCCCTGCAATTTAAATGCCTCTTCAAACTTCATTAATTCATATTCCAATTGCTGCATTCTTTTCAAGGTTTCAGGATCAAAACCTTTATCTAATAATTGTTCTTCAATCTTCTGCATTTCATCAGCAGGATCCTTACCCGGCTTTGCACCATTTTTTTCCATTACTTCCTCCATCTGCATTCTCAACATTTGCTGCTCTTTATAGATCTCGTACAATTCACCACTTTGTGTTTCGCCTTCGCCAGGATTTTTCTCACCCTCTTGTCCTGGTTTTGGATTATCCTCAGTACCTTGTTTCATTTGCTCCATCAACTTCTTCTGCTTTTTAATAATATCCTGCAGTTGAAATTCATTATCACCTTCCCCTTCTCCAATTTGCGGATTCGACATCATTTGCTGCATCGAACCCAAAATTTGATCCAGTAAGTTTGCAAGATCGTTTGCTCCGGTCACCACATACTGCTGGCTTGCGGTTCCCTGGGAAATTTCATTCTCAGAAAGACGTTCAATAGATTTTTCAATATCAAATTCTACATCTATCAACTTATCTGTGATCACCTCATTAATCATTGGATTCCGCATAGCCAATACATATAAACTATCATCTACATGTCTAAAATTTTCTCTCAAATTACTTTGTTCCTTGAGTTTGCTAGCATAGTTAGGATTGCTTTGTTGAATACTTTTAAAGGAATTCAATAGGTCCTCCTGTTCAAACGAAAAAACGATAAGATTATCCAGGATCTGTCTCAACATTTCCGTATCTGCCTCTAATTGCTCCTGACCTTGCATAGCGGAAGATTGTTGCATTTGCTGACTCATTTCCTTCATTTTTTTGGCAGCGTCCTTTTGCTTCTGTTTCGCACCAGATTTATTATTCTGCTCCAGCTGTTCTTTTGCATCTTCCTGATCTTTCTTAATACTCTCTTCATCCTCCCCTTCCCTATCCAAATCCTGAGGTTCTTTTAAAGCTTCATTCTCCTTTTCAAGACCATCCATATCTTCTTGAAAATCCTCAAAGTCTTCATTTAATTCTTCCTGTCTTTCCGGAGTATTCTCCTCTTCACTATTTGAAATTTTTTCCTGTTCTTCTGAAATATCTTCCAGATCCCTGGCTAACTTTTGCTTTTTTTCTTCCACATAATATCTCTTAGTCAGCTCTAACAATTGCTCTAAATTGCGCTGATTACTTTTATTCTGTTTTGATAAGTTTTCAAGCTTTTTCCCCAGGTCTTCTTTCTGGATCTTTTCGGAGTACTTTTCGAGCTCCTCTAATAAAGCTTCATTTTGTTCTAATCTTTTTTGGTTGTTTTCTAAACGTTTACTAAGCTCTTTTTCCATGGACGAATTTTCTTCATTCTCATTCTGCTCTAAACTTTTTTCAAGCTTTTCAGAATAATTTTTCATCATTTCATTTTGCTTCTTTTGGCGCTTTAAGAATTCCTCCAGTTTCTTTCTTTCGTTATAGTTCAGAGATTCCTTTTCCTTTTCTAGTCTGGAAATTTCCTCCAATTCATCTTCAGATTTTTCGAATTCTTCCAACCTGCTCCCGATATTCTTTATGGCGTCATTTTGTTCTTTCAATTTCTCATCCTTCATTTCCCGATCCGTCTTTTTTCGGTAGGAAAATATTTCTGATCGCGCAGATTTTGCACCATTAACTGCATCATTATCATAAATTCTGAAATAGTAAGTATAGCTCTTGCCACTTTCAAGTGGTATGTTTCCCGGAAAACTAAAATGAAACTCATCAAAACTCTCCTTAGATACAGGAATATTTAGCTTTGCAGGATCCTTCTCATTCTCTTCGGAGAAATAAACCAGCTCTAATCGACTTAACCCGTAATCATCTGACACATCTCCTTTAAAATACTGAATATCAGTATTTAATGAATCAATTTCCCTCACTACAGTTATCTCTGGATATTGATCCTTAATAACTTTCACTACATAATCGAGATTCTCATAATTTTTGATCAGTTTATTTGATGTGCTCACCGAATATTCAAGGTTTGAAGTTATTGTTTTGGTGTAATTTGCCGTATTCTCTATAGTCTTAACCTGAATAAGAGTATCGGGTAATTTGAAATTAATGGTATTAACGTTTCGAGTACTTAAATTCCAACGTACCTGTGTACCTTCAGGAATGGTAATATTACCGGTACCTGATAGTTTTTCGTCATTTAAACCGGTATAGGCAGGATAGTCTAATTGCATTTCAAAATTCAATAATTTTGGAACTTCAATAACATCCAATAAATAATTCTCTGAAGAGACTTCATTTGCATATAACTGAAATTCGAGATCATTATTGAGATTTGTAAATGAATATTCAAAAAACCCTGGAGCGGTTTGCTTCATAAAATTTTCATTCCCATTAGAGATCAGTGATACAATCTCAGGATTATACTCTCCTACCGTTTTAATTTGAAGTTTAAAGTCCTCCCCTTGCCTAGCCGTTAATTTACTATTCTGAATAATAAAATGGAAAGGTGCAGGCTTAAGATATACCTTATTATAATCTGAAATTCTGGTAAAGCCATTGGTGATCACGTTAGCTTTACCGGCAACGATGAGGCCTATTATTATGAGGAATGGAAAAATAACATAGCTTAAATATTTCCTATTTTTCTTTATATCTATAGCCCGTGTAAATGGAATTGGAGTGAGCTCTTTTGATCTTTGATTTATACTTGCCAGTAAGAGATCTGACTGCTCAGAATTTTTTCTTAACTGAAGTAAATTTTTAAGCTTATCATTGACTTCGGGAAAGTGATTTCCTATAATTTCTGAAGCTTGAAATTCATTAATTCCTTCTGAAATTTTCAGTAGCTTAATTAATGGAAGACCTACAAATTTATAAAGGAGGCTAATTTCAACGAAGATAAATAGCCAGAATAAAATGGTTCTCCAAGTAGTGGAAAGCCAGAGAAAATATTCCAGACTAACCATAAGTAAGAAGTAGAGAAGGCCAATACCTACAAACAATAAACTTCCCTTGAGTATTAAGTTGAAATAATACTTTTTTATAAAAGCTTCCAGTTTATGCTGCACCAGCTCAAAATTCTCCATGTAACGGCAATCTTTTCTTAAAAATACAATAAAATTAGATCTTATTCAGGATGCCTGCCCCAGTGTTTAGGATTGGTTGAATAAGGTTGTATCTTTGCCAGCAAAAATCAAGAAAATATGTCTTCTAAAGTAAGAGTAAGATTTGCTCCCAGCCCCACCGGTCCATTACATATAGGTGGTGTAAGAACAGCCTTATATAATTATTTATTCGCTAAAAAACACGGTGGTGATTTTGTATTAAGAATTGAAGATACAGATCAAAACCGCTATGTAGAAGGAGCTGAAGATTATATTATAGAAGCCCTAAATTGGTGCGGAATCCCTTATGACGAAGGCCCTGGTAAAGAAAAAGGATTTGGACCGTATAGACAAAGTGAGCGTAAAGACCAATATCGTGAATATGCCGAGAAACTGATAAAATCTGGAAATGCATATTATGCTTTTGATACTTCAGATGAACTTGACGGGCATAGAAAAGATCATGAGGAAAAAGGAAAAACATTTATCTATAACTGGCATAATCGCCAGAAACTGAAAAATTCGCTTTCTCTTTCTCAAGAAGAAGTTCAGGAAAAATTAGATGGTGAAGAAGACTATGTGATCCGTTTTAAATCTCCCCAGGATGAAACTTTACATTTAAAAGATGTGATTCGCGGAGATATGGAAATAGATACCAATATTCTTGACGACAAAGTGCTTTTTAAAAGCGACGGGATGCCTACCTATCACCTGGCAAATATCGTAGATGATCACTTAATGGAGATCACCCATGTTATTCGTGGTGAAGAATGGCTGCCTTCCCTAGCCTTACATTATATGCTCTATAGAGCTTTTGGATGGAATGCTCCCCAATTTGCCCACCTTCCACTTATTTTAAAACCTCAGGGTAAAGGAAAATTAAGTAAAAGAGATGGGGAAAAAATGGGATTCCCGGTATTTCCTTTAGAATGGAAAGATCCAGAATCTGGAGATATTTCTGCGGGATATAAAGAAGAAGGTTATTTTCCAGAAGCGGTGGTGAATATGCTGGCTTTTTTAGGATGGAACCCTGGTACAGAAGAGGAATTCTTCGGATTAGAGGATTTGACGAAAGCTTTTGAACTGGAAAGAGTTCATAAAGGAGGCGCTAAATTTGATCCTGAAAAAACAAAATGGTTTCAACAGCATTATATTCAATTAGCTGATAACGAATTTCTGGCAGATGAATTTGAAAAGCGTCTTGAAAAGAAAGAGATTGAAGCTGATAAAATATATATATCTGAAGTGGTTGCTTTAATCAAGGAAAGAGTTGTTTTTGTGGAAGATTTCTGGGATCAGGGATATTTTTTCTTTATTGCTCCTACTTCATTTGATCCAAAAGATTCAAAAAAGGCCTGGAAAGAAGGAACTAGTGAACTTATGACAGAACTGAATGAATATCTAAAGTCTATAGATAATTTTGAAGCTGAACATTTACAGGAAACAGTTAAAGGCTGGATAAAGAGTAAAGAAATAGGTTTTGGAAAAGTAATGATGCCATTGAGAATTGCTCTGGTTGGAGCGTTACAGGGGCCGGATCTTTATAAAATAGCTGAATTCATAGGAAAGGAAGCCACTCTAAAACGTATTCAAAAAGCTGTAGATACCTTAAAATAAAGGTGTTTCCGAAATATTTTAAAACCGACTTCTTCCAATCAAGAGGTCGGTTTTTTTATTTTATAAGGATTCAAGCTTTTATTCTTAAATTGAAGCATTCTTAATTTAATAGTTATTACGTGCTTAATTTAGTTTTAATACCCATTCTGGGAGTTTTTCTAATATTGATTATTTTCTCCGGAATTTTCATTGTAAAGCAGCAAACCTCTGCTGTTGTAGAGAGATTCGGAAAATTTACAAGTATTAGAAGTTCCGGTCTTCAATTAAAAATTCCCTTGATAGATCAGGTTGCAGGTAGAATTAACTTAAAGGTACAGCAGCTTGATGTGATGGTTGAAACAAAAACCAAAGATAATGTTTTTGTAAAACTAAAAATCTCTGTACAGTTTCAGGTTCGGCAGGATAATGTATATGATGCGTTCTACAAGCTAGAAAGTCCGCACGACCAGATAACTTCTTATGTATTTGATGTAGTACGTGCAGAAGTGCCTAAAATGAAGCTAGATGATGTTTTTGAGCGGAAAG contains these protein-coding regions:
- the gltX gene encoding glutamate--tRNA ligase; this translates as MSSKVRVRFAPSPTGPLHIGGVRTALYNYLFAKKHGGDFVLRIEDTDQNRYVEGAEDYIIEALNWCGIPYDEGPGKEKGFGPYRQSERKDQYREYAEKLIKSGNAYYAFDTSDELDGHRKDHEEKGKTFIYNWHNRQKLKNSLSLSQEEVQEKLDGEEDYVIRFKSPQDETLHLKDVIRGDMEIDTNILDDKVLFKSDGMPTYHLANIVDDHLMEITHVIRGEEWLPSLALHYMLYRAFGWNAPQFAHLPLILKPQGKGKLSKRDGEKMGFPVFPLEWKDPESGDISAGYKEEGYFPEAVVNMLAFLGWNPGTEEEFFGLEDLTKAFELERVHKGGAKFDPEKTKWFQQHYIQLADNEFLADEFEKRLEKKEIEADKIYISEVVALIKERVVFVEDFWDQGYFFFIAPTSFDPKDSKKAWKEGTSELMTELNEYLKSIDNFEAEHLQETVKGWIKSKEIGFGKVMMPLRIALVGALQGPDLYKIAEFIGKEATLKRIQKAVDTLK
- a CDS encoding DUF4175 family protein — encoded protein: MENFELVQHKLEAFIKKYYFNLILKGSLLFVGIGLLYFLLMVSLEYFLWLSTTWRTILFWLFIFVEISLLYKFVGLPLIKLLKISEGINEFQASEIIGNHFPEVNDKLKNLLQLRKNSEQSDLLLASINQRSKELTPIPFTRAIDIKKNRKYLSYVIFPFLIIIGLIVAGKANVITNGFTRISDYNKVYLKPAPFHFIIQNSKLTARQGEDFKLQIKTVGEYNPEIVSLISNGNENFMKQTAPGFFEYSFTNLNNDLEFQLYANEVSSENYLLDVIEVPKLLNFEMQLDYPAYTGLNDEKLSGTGNITIPEGTQVRWNLSTRNVNTINFKLPDTLIQVKTIENTANYTKTITSNLEYSVSTSNKLIKNYENLDYVVKVIKDQYPEITVVREIDSLNTDIQYFKGDVSDDYGLSRLELVYFSEENEKDPAKLNIPVSKESFDEFHFSFPGNIPLESGKSYTYYFRIYDNDAVNGAKSARSEIFSYRKKTDREMKDEKLKEQNDAIKNIGSRLEEFEKSEDELEEISRLEKEKESLNYNERKKLEEFLKRQKKQNEMMKNYSEKLEKSLEQNENEENSSMEKELSKRLENNQKRLEQNEALLEELEKYSEKIQKEDLGKKLENLSKQNKSNQRNLEQLLELTKRYYVEEKKQKLARDLEDISEEQEKISNSEEENTPERQEELNEDFEDFQEDMDGLEKENEALKEPQDLDREGEDEESIKKDQEDAKEQLEQNNKSGAKQKQKDAAKKMKEMSQQMQQSSAMQGQEQLEADTEMLRQILDNLIVFSFEQEDLLNSFKSIQQSNPNYASKLKEQSNLRENFRHVDDSLYVLAMRNPMINEVITDKLIDVEFDIEKSIERLSENEISQGTASQQYVVTGANDLANLLDQILGSMQQMMSNPQIGEGEGDNEFQLQDIIKKQKKLMEQMKQGTEDNPKPGQEGEKNPGEGETQSGELYEIYKEQQMLRMQMEEVMEKNGAKPGKDPADEMQKIEEQLLDKGFDPETLKRMQQLEYELMKFEEAFKLQGTDEKRKSESNRINYENSLQNQINSAKEYFNSTEILNRQILPLHQIYREKVKDYFGKGRD
- the ybeY gene encoding rRNA maturation RNase YbeY, producing the protein MEKGEINFFSENDFVLNREQDYRNWIEKAIESENKYIGDISFIFCDDEYLHKINLEYLAHDTYTDIISFDNTLGNTLQGDIYISTERVQENANSFNTEFDEELKRVLIHGILHFCGFKDKTEREQELMRRKEEEKIALFHVEQ